A single region of the Nocardioides sp. W7 genome encodes:
- the pstA gene encoding phosphate ABC transporter permease PstA: MTQTATRPPGRRRREPAPIPAPVAPVPPAPVVDEDVRRPSARTREDLQTLGGAAAASLATTWLFYTRILPFEGAVGFVIVGYAVFVVFYAGLTGLTQPREVVVDRVVTTAVIAAPTLIGLALVSVVVMTVWKGLPALTHANFYTSDMAGVRADDPFTRGGILHAIVGTLIEVAIAVSIAMPLGVASAVYISEVGGRLADLVRTVIEAMTALPSIVAGLFIYTICLVYLGMPTSGLAAAFALAVMALPIMARASFVVLGVVPGGLREASYALGAGKWQTVWRVVLPTAKPGLATALILGIARAVGETAPVLLTSGASTYFNANPVQDPMNSLPLFIYAAVQTGNPQMEERAYAAATVLLAVVLILFVLARLVAGGKKSR, from the coding sequence GTGACCCAGACCGCTACCCGGCCGCCGGGCCGGCGGCGGCGCGAGCCGGCCCCGATCCCTGCGCCGGTCGCTCCCGTGCCGCCCGCCCCGGTCGTCGACGAGGACGTGCGGCGTCCGAGCGCGCGCACCCGTGAGGACCTGCAGACCCTCGGGGGCGCCGCCGCCGCCTCGCTCGCGACCACCTGGCTCTTCTACACCCGGATCCTCCCGTTCGAGGGAGCGGTCGGCTTCGTCATCGTCGGGTACGCCGTGTTCGTCGTCTTCTACGCCGGCCTGACCGGGCTGACCCAGCCGCGTGAGGTGGTCGTCGACCGGGTGGTCACGACGGCCGTGATCGCCGCGCCCACCCTGATCGGCCTCGCGCTGGTCAGCGTGGTGGTGATGACGGTCTGGAAGGGGCTGCCGGCGCTGACCCATGCGAACTTCTACACCTCCGACATGGCCGGGGTGCGCGCCGACGACCCGTTCACGAGGGGCGGCATCCTGCACGCCATCGTCGGCACCCTGATCGAGGTGGCCATCGCGGTCAGCATCGCGATGCCGCTCGGTGTCGCGTCGGCGGTCTACATCTCCGAGGTGGGAGGCCGGCTGGCCGACCTGGTCCGCACGGTCATCGAGGCGATGACCGCGCTGCCCTCGATCGTGGCCGGCCTGTTCATCTACACGATCTGCCTGGTCTACCTCGGCATGCCCACCAGCGGCCTCGCCGCCGCGTTCGCGCTGGCGGTGATGGCGCTGCCGATCATGGCGCGGGCCAGCTTCGTCGTCCTCGGTGTCGTGCCCGGCGGTCTGCGCGAGGCGTCGTACGCCCTGGGCGCGGGGAAGTGGCAGACGGTCTGGCGGGTCGTCCTCCCGACGGCCAAGCCCGGCCTCGCGACCGCGCTGATCCTCGGCATCGCCCGCGCCGTGGGCGAGACCGCCCCGGTGCTGCTGACCTCCGGCGCCTCGACGTACTTCAACGCCAACCCGGTCCAGGACCCGATGAACTCGCTGCCGCTGTTCATCTACGCCGCCGTCCAGACCGGCAACC